From Corvus cornix cornix isolate S_Up_H32 chromosome 1A, ASM73873v5, whole genome shotgun sequence, a single genomic window includes:
- the RASSF9 gene encoding ras association domain-containing protein 9 isoform X2: protein MASNEREIVVWVCQEEKIVCGLTKRTTCSEVIQALLEEHQTTFGEKKVLFGKPSDYCIVEKWRGSERVLPPLTKILRLWKAWGEEQSNLHFVLVKSDAFLSFPLWKTAEAKVVQNVEKQWDLSPANYMKMLPIDKQKKIVRKTFRKLAKLKQDTVQQERDNMETLIHLIISQDHTIHQQVLRMKELDMEIEKCEAKFHLDRVANDGENYVQDSYLMINTSEAEQQGSRPSDQKEMHDYLSKSEGILQVEERLKHHRQLIENLCAEIEREVHGLCTEKNGEDFHTEGAADAELETSDLESVKHELEKSMKDGLRINSYLSCIQKELTYRDSLLQKKEKEYELLTEEFNSLHVKDNIETRLQSNEEPSKGSGISSNSIAVPDFVHRVTNLDINDTDSDTGISSTHSQDSEITAGDMVLLST, encoded by the coding sequence ATGGCTTCAAATGAAAGAGAGattgtggtttgggtttgccAGGAGGAGAAGATTGTATGTGGCCTGACAAAGCGCACAACTTGCTCAGAAGTGATTCAAGCACTGCTTGAGGAACATCAGACAACGTTTGGAGAGAAAAAGGTCCTTTTTGGAAAACCTAGTGATTACTGCATTGTAGAAAAATGGAGAGGCTCAGAGCGAGTACTGCCTCCCTTGACAAAGATTCTGAGACTTTGGAAGGCATGGGGGGAAGAGCAGTCTAATTTGCATTTTGTGTTGGTAAAGTCAGATGCTTTCCTCTCATTTCCATTGTGGAAGACAGCTGAAGCCAAGGTAGTACAAAATGTAGAAAAGCAGTGGGACCTCAGTCCAGCAAACTACATGAAGATGTTGCCAATagacaagcaaaagaaaattgtgaGGAAGACTTTCCGGAAACTGGCCAAGCTTAAGCAGGACACTGTTCAGCAAGAGAGAGATAATATGGAGACACTGATTCATCTGATCATTTCTCAAGATCATACCATTCATCAACAGGTCCTTAGAATGAAAGAACTAGATATGGAAATTGAAAAATGTGAAGCGAAATTCCATCTAGATCGTGTGGCAAATGATGGAGAAAATTATGTGCAGGACTCCTATTTAATGATCAATACAAGTGAGGCTGAGCAGCAAGGGAGTAGGCCATCTGATCAAAAAGAGATGCATGACTATTTGAGCAAAAGTGAGGGAATTTTACAGGTTGAAGAGAGACTGAAACATCACAGACAATTAATAGAGAACCTGTGTGCTGAAATTGAAAGAGAGGTACACGGTTTATGCACggaaaaaaatggagaggaTTTTCacacagaaggagcagctgatgcTGAACTGGAAACCTCAGATTTGGAAAGTGTAAAACATGAGCTGGAAAAAAGTATGAAAGATGGTCTGAGAATCAACTCATACCTGAGCTGCATCCAGAAAGAACTTACGTACAGGGACTCACTGcttcaaaagaaggaaaaagaatatgAACTTCTTACAGAAGAATTTAATTCACTTCATGTTAAAGACAACATTGAAACTAGGCTTCAGTCAAATGAAGAGCCATCCAAGGGCAGTGGCATCTCCAGTAACAGCATTGCTGTTCCTGACTTTGTTCATAGAGTGACTAATCTGGACATAAATGATACAGACTCTGACACTGGAATCAGCTCTACACACAGTCAGGACTCTGAAATAACTGCAGGGGACATGGTACTGTTGTCAACATAG
- the RASSF9 gene encoding ras association domain-containing protein 9 isoform X1, with protein MAPFGRNLLKTRHKNRSPSKDMASNEREIVVWVCQEEKIVCGLTKRTTCSEVIQALLEEHQTTFGEKKVLFGKPSDYCIVEKWRGSERVLPPLTKILRLWKAWGEEQSNLHFVLVKSDAFLSFPLWKTAEAKVVQNVEKQWDLSPANYMKMLPIDKQKKIVRKTFRKLAKLKQDTVQQERDNMETLIHLIISQDHTIHQQVLRMKELDMEIEKCEAKFHLDRVANDGENYVQDSYLMINTSEAEQQGSRPSDQKEMHDYLSKSEGILQVEERLKHHRQLIENLCAEIEREVHGLCTEKNGEDFHTEGAADAELETSDLESVKHELEKSMKDGLRINSYLSCIQKELTYRDSLLQKKEKEYELLTEEFNSLHVKDNIETRLQSNEEPSKGSGISSNSIAVPDFVHRVTNLDINDTDSDTGISSTHSQDSEITAGDMVLLST; from the coding sequence ATCTCCCAGCAAGGACATGGCTTCAAATGAAAGAGAGattgtggtttgggtttgccAGGAGGAGAAGATTGTATGTGGCCTGACAAAGCGCACAACTTGCTCAGAAGTGATTCAAGCACTGCTTGAGGAACATCAGACAACGTTTGGAGAGAAAAAGGTCCTTTTTGGAAAACCTAGTGATTACTGCATTGTAGAAAAATGGAGAGGCTCAGAGCGAGTACTGCCTCCCTTGACAAAGATTCTGAGACTTTGGAAGGCATGGGGGGAAGAGCAGTCTAATTTGCATTTTGTGTTGGTAAAGTCAGATGCTTTCCTCTCATTTCCATTGTGGAAGACAGCTGAAGCCAAGGTAGTACAAAATGTAGAAAAGCAGTGGGACCTCAGTCCAGCAAACTACATGAAGATGTTGCCAATagacaagcaaaagaaaattgtgaGGAAGACTTTCCGGAAACTGGCCAAGCTTAAGCAGGACACTGTTCAGCAAGAGAGAGATAATATGGAGACACTGATTCATCTGATCATTTCTCAAGATCATACCATTCATCAACAGGTCCTTAGAATGAAAGAACTAGATATGGAAATTGAAAAATGTGAAGCGAAATTCCATCTAGATCGTGTGGCAAATGATGGAGAAAATTATGTGCAGGACTCCTATTTAATGATCAATACAAGTGAGGCTGAGCAGCAAGGGAGTAGGCCATCTGATCAAAAAGAGATGCATGACTATTTGAGCAAAAGTGAGGGAATTTTACAGGTTGAAGAGAGACTGAAACATCACAGACAATTAATAGAGAACCTGTGTGCTGAAATTGAAAGAGAGGTACACGGTTTATGCACggaaaaaaatggagaggaTTTTCacacagaaggagcagctgatgcTGAACTGGAAACCTCAGATTTGGAAAGTGTAAAACATGAGCTGGAAAAAAGTATGAAAGATGGTCTGAGAATCAACTCATACCTGAGCTGCATCCAGAAAGAACTTACGTACAGGGACTCACTGcttcaaaagaaggaaaaagaatatgAACTTCTTACAGAAGAATTTAATTCACTTCATGTTAAAGACAACATTGAAACTAGGCTTCAGTCAAATGAAGAGCCATCCAAGGGCAGTGGCATCTCCAGTAACAGCATTGCTGTTCCTGACTTTGTTCATAGAGTGACTAATCTGGACATAAATGATACAGACTCTGACACTGGAATCAGCTCTACACACAGTCAGGACTCTGAAATAACTGCAGGGGACATGGTACTGTTGTCAACATAG